From one Trifolium pratense cultivar HEN17-A07 linkage group LG1, ARS_RC_1.1, whole genome shotgun sequence genomic stretch:
- the LOC123897475 gene encoding uncharacterized protein LOC123897475 — protein MDRKQGFFSSLKEEVVRGLSPAKSRSKSPARTPSPMTGLLRRRRKNQGPPPELFMTRSGSLRPVEALSPLKEGPDGTDGEDVVNRGEGKWGHWMRAPSVSSSSSSSSSSSACKKSDLRLLLGVLGAPLAPVHVCTTDPFPHLSIKDIPIETSSAQYILQQYIAASGGLKLQNSINNAYAMGKVRMIASEFETAKKVTRNRNSSKAAESGGFVLWQMNPDMWYVELAIGGSKVHAGCNGKLVWRHTPWLGAHAAKGPVRPLRRALQGLDPKTTASMFINARCIGEKKINEEDCFILKLCADPSTLKARSEGPAEIIRHVLFGYFSQKTGLLVHLEDSHLTRIQNNGGDAVYWETTINSFLDDYKPVEGIMIAHSGRSVVTLFRFGETAMSHTKTRMEEAWTIEEVAFNVPGLSIDCFIPPSELRFASISEASELPHGQRVKSKTSVATAAYHAKVAHLQKSHESNTNNLNWTVDV, from the exons ATGGACCGAAAACAAGGCTTCTTTTCATCTCTAAAAGAAGAAGTAGTAAGAGGACTCTCACCGGCCAAATCCCGTTCCAAAAGTCCGGCCAGAACTCCTTCTCCGATGACAGGACTTCTCCGTCGCCGGAGAAAAAACCAAGGTCCACCACCAGAACTTTTCATGACGAGATCGGGTAGTTTAAGACCGGTTGAAGCTTTATCACCGTTAAAAGAAGGTCCTGATGGAACCGACGGTGAAGATGTTGTTAACAGAGGTGAAGGTAAATGGGGTCATTGGATGAGAGCACCTTctgtttcatcttcttcatcatcatcttcatcttcttcagcATGCAAGAAATCTGATCTCAGATTGCTTCTTGGTGTTTTGGGTGCTCCTCTTGCACCTGTTCATGTTTGTACTACTGATCCTTTTCCTCATCTTAGCATCAAAGATATTCCCATT GAAACTTCTTCTGCTCAGTACATATTGCAGCAGTACATTGCTGCATCAGGTGGTTTGAAGCTTCAAAATTCCATTAACAATGCTTATGCGATGGGAAAAGTGAGGATGATAGCCTCTGAGTTCGAGACTGCTAAGAAAGTCACGCGTAACCGGAATTCCTCCAAAGCTGCAGAATCTGGTGGATTTGTTTTGTGGCAGATGAATCCGGATATGTGGTATGTGGAGCTTGCTATTGGAGGCAGTAAGGTTCATGCTGGTTGCAATGGGAAGCTCGTGTGGAGGCACACACCTTGGCTTGGTGCACATGCCGCAAAAGGGCCTGTGAGGCCTCTTCGGCGTGCGCTTCAG GGTCTTGATCCAAAAACAACTGCTAGCATGTTTATCAATGCAAGATGCATTGGGGAGAAGAAGATAAATGAAGAGGATTGTTTCATCCTCAAGCTTTGTGCAGATCCATCAACATTAAAAGCTAGAAGTGAAGGTCCAGCAGAGATCATAAGGCATGTTTTGTTCGGATACTTTAGTCAGAAAACAGGACTTCTTGTTCACTTGGAAGATTCCCATTTGACCCGCATTCAGAACAATGGAGGCGATGCAGTTTATTGGGAGACCACGATAAATTCATTTCTCGACGACTATAAACCTGTTGAAGGGATTATGATTGCTCACTCGGGTCGATCTGTAGTGACACTTTTCAGGTTCGGGGAAACAGCAATGAGCCACACTAAAACCAGGATGGAAGAAGCATGGACAATTGAGGAGGTGGCATTCAACGTTCCCGGCCTTTCCATAGACTGTTTCATTCCTCCATCGGAGCTTCGGTTTGCTTCTATTAGTGAAGCCTCCGAGCTTCCACATGGTCAGAGGGTGAAGAGTAAGACCTCTGTGGCTACAGCTGCATACCACGCCAAAGTCGCACACTTACAAAAATCACACGAAAGCAATACAAATAACCTTAACTGGACAGTGGATGTTTAG
- the LOC123897456 gene encoding (S)-8-oxocitronellyl enol synthase ISY1-like, translating to MNWWLARATGGTGKITYFKEEPRSLHNVALIIGVTGIVGNSLAEILPLKDTPDGPWKVYGVARRPRPMWNADNPIHYIQCDVSNQNDVELKLTTLTDVTHIFYVSWTSRSTEAQNCEVNGSMLRNVLRSLIPNAPNLCHVSIQTGVKHYAGSFETIGKIKPHESPFTEDVPRLDTLNFYYTLEDILFEEASKKKGMTWFINRPQVIFGFSPYSMMNLIGTLCVYAAICKHECVPLRFPGSKGAWECYSTASDANLIAEQHIWGAVDPNAKNKAFNCSNGDVFKWKHFWKVLADKFGIENYGFEEGLELKLSEVMKDKRGVWEEIVRENGLQPTKLEDVGDWWFADFMLRVEGVLDSMNKAKEHGFLGFRNSKNSFISWIDKTKAYKIVP from the exons ATGAACTGGTGGTTAGCTAGAGCAACTGGTGGTACTGGCAAG ATCACATATTTCAAGGAAGAACCGCGAAGCCTCCATAACGTAGCATTGATTATAGGCGTGACAGGAATTGTAGGAAACAGCCTAGCAGAGATTTTGCCTCTCAAAGACACACCGGATGGTCCATGGAAGGTTTATGGTGTGGCTCGACGTCCACGACCAATGTGGAACGCTGATAACCCTATTCACTACATTCAGTGCGATGTTTCCAACCAAAACGATGTTGAGTTGAAGCTCACCACATTAACTGACGTGACTCATATATTTTATGTCTCGTGGACCAGCAGGTCCACAGAGGCTCAAAATTGCGAGGTAAATGGTTCCATGTTAAGGAATGTCCTTCGTTCTCTCATCCCAAATGCTCCAAATCTTTGTCATGTGTCCATTCAGACAGGTGTCAAGCATTATGCAGGATCATTCGAAACTATCGGTAAGATCAAGCCCCATGAATCCCCCTTCACGGAGGATGTGCCACGCCTCGACACACTCAATTTCTATTACACGCTAGAGGATATCTTATTCGAAGAG GCAAGTAAGAAAAAAGGAATGACATGGTTTATTAATCGACCACAAGTTATCTTTGGATTTTCACCTTACAGCATGATGAACCTAATCGGTACACTTTGTGTTTACGCCGCAATTTGCAAGCATGAGTGTGTTCCATTAAGGTTTCCCGGATCAAAAGGTGCATGGGAGTGTTATTCAACAGCTTCAGATGCTAATTTAATAGCAGAACAACACATTTGGGGTGCAGTGGATCCTAATGCAAAGAACAAAGCCTTCAATTGTAGCAATGGTGATGTTTTCAAGTGGAAACATTTCTGGAAAGTGTTGGCTGATAAATTTGGGATTGAGAATTATGGATTTGAGGAGGGTTTGGAGTTAAAGTTGTCGGAGGTGATGAAGGATAAGAGGGGGGTGTGGGAAGAAATTGTGAGAGAGAATGGGCTACAGCCCACTAAGCTTGAAGATGTTGGAGATTGGTGGTTTGCAGATTTTATGTTGAGAGTTGAGGGTGTGTTGGATAGTATGAACAAAGCAAAAGAACATGGATTCTTAGGATTTAGGAATTCTAAGAATTCATTCATAAGTTGGATAGACAAGACTAAAGCTTACAAGATTGTGCCATGA
- the LOC123897466 gene encoding uncharacterized protein LOC123897466, with amino-acid sequence MAKTIAFLVLVLLVAAILNGYSVEGAGRGNQLEKDGPVYESQKATPPLWMQSFSLWNNICFRCEIDPAGCPGDYFKLWCPPNKDQLQTTATKTDNPKAENLP; translated from the coding sequence ATGGCAAAAACTATTGCTTTTCTTGTTTTGGTTCTCCTTGTTGCCGCGATTTTGAATGGCTATAGTGTTGAGGGTGCGGGTAGAGGCAATCAACTGGAGAAAGACGGACCAGTTTACGAATCTCAAAAGGCAACTCCACCATTGTGGATGCAAAGTTTTTCGTTGTGGAATAACATTTGTTTTCGTTGTGAAATTGATCCCGCCGGTTGTCCTGGTGACTACTTTAAGTTGTGGTGTCCTCCTAACAAAGATCAGCTCCAAACCACTGCAACTAAAACTGATAATCCTAAAGCCGAAAACCTTCCATGA